The proteins below come from a single Afipia sp. P52-10 genomic window:
- a CDS encoding GNAT family N-acetyltransferase → MPPTLRNNKSRSRFELEIDDYVAFVDYQLSPGTIALVHTEVPKELGGRGIGSILAKAVLENVRAQGLKVEPRCEFLAGYIKKHPEFASLVS, encoded by the coding sequence ATGCCTCCAACACTTCGCAACAACAAATCGCGGAGCCGGTTCGAGCTCGAGATCGACGACTATGTCGCATTCGTCGATTATCAGCTTTCGCCAGGCACGATTGCGCTCGTCCATACCGAAGTGCCGAAGGAGCTTGGCGGCCGCGGCATCGGCTCGATCTTGGCCAAGGCCGTGCTGGAGAACGTTCGCGCGCAAGGCCTCAAGGTGGAGCCGCGCTGCGAATTCCTCGCCGGCTACATCAAGAAGCATCCGGAGTTCGCGAGCCTGGTCAGCTAA
- a CDS encoding DUF3597 domain-containing protein produces MSIFGKIMGAIFGNSAQAAPAGTAPAAGGGASAGTATAAPAQTVDIVPILEKAASEKKEKLNWRTSIVDLMKVLDLDSSLGARKELAKELGYTGDTSDSASMNIWLHKQVMQKLAANGGKVPDDLK; encoded by the coding sequence ATGAGCATCTTCGGAAAAATTATGGGCGCGATCTTCGGCAACAGCGCTCAAGCTGCTCCGGCAGGAACTGCGCCTGCAGCAGGCGGAGGCGCATCGGCCGGAACGGCGACAGCCGCACCTGCCCAGACCGTCGATATCGTGCCGATTCTGGAAAAGGCGGCCTCCGAGAAGAAGGAAAAGCTCAACTGGCGGACCTCGATCGTTGACCTCATGAAGGTTCTCGATCTGGATTCCAGCCTGGGCGCTCGCAAGGAACTCGCCAAGGAACTCGGCTACACCGGCGATACGAGCGACTCCGCGTCGATGAATATCTGGCTGCACAAGCAGGTCATGCAGAAGCTCGCCGCGAACGGCGGCAAGGTTCCGGACGACCTGAAGTAA
- a CDS encoding DUF2189 domain-containing protein — protein MATPLTTIQHGTSSAADPAAPVVRKLHLDDIGTALRNGLEDFKAMPSHAVVLCIIYPVLGLVLARMVLGYSVMPLLFPLATGFALVGPFAAIGLYEMSRRRELGEEVSAWHAFKVLRSPSFSGMLGLGVLLLALFVTWIATAQAIYVWTFGNAPAATIPDFVSRVLTTPEGWSLIVVGCGVGFLFALVALCVSVISFPMMLDRHTSAMDAMVTSMRVAAANPVVIAAWGFVVAALLLLGTIPFFLGLAVVVPLLGHATWHLYRMALEPNSQPRYEPPPKVYHSAAEFPVSLFPWARDKH, from the coding sequence ATGGCAACTCCACTCACCACCATTCAACACGGTACAAGCAGCGCGGCCGATCCTGCGGCGCCGGTCGTCCGCAAGCTGCATCTCGACGATATCGGCACCGCACTCCGCAACGGCCTCGAAGACTTCAAAGCGATGCCGAGCCACGCGGTCGTCCTCTGCATCATCTATCCGGTGCTCGGCCTGGTGCTGGCGCGCATGGTGCTCGGCTATTCGGTGATGCCGCTGCTGTTTCCGCTCGCCACCGGCTTTGCGCTGGTCGGACCGTTCGCCGCCATCGGCCTTTACGAGATGAGCCGTCGTCGCGAGCTCGGCGAAGAAGTCTCCGCATGGCACGCCTTCAAGGTCCTGCGCTCGCCGTCGTTCTCCGGCATGCTCGGCCTTGGCGTGCTGTTGCTGGCGTTGTTCGTGACCTGGATCGCGACCGCGCAGGCGATCTACGTCTGGACGTTCGGCAATGCCCCGGCGGCAACGATCCCGGATTTCGTGAGCCGGGTTCTGACCACACCGGAAGGCTGGTCGCTGATCGTCGTCGGCTGCGGTGTCGGCTTCCTGTTCGCGCTGGTGGCCCTCTGCGTGAGCGTCATCTCCTTCCCGATGATGCTCGACCGGCATACCAGTGCGATGGATGCGATGGTCACCTCGATGCGCGTCGCGGCCGCGAATCCGGTCGTGATTGCCGCCTGGGGCTTTGTCGTGGCGGCGCTGCTGCTGCTCGGAACGATCCCCTTCTTCCTCGGCCTCGCCGTGGTCGTTCCGCTGCTCGGCCACGCGACGTGGCACCTGTATCGCATGGCACTCGAACCGAACAGCCAACCGCGTTACGAGCCGCCGCCGAAAGTCTATCATTCGGCCGCGGAATTCCCGGTGTCGCTATTCCCCTGGGCACGCGACAAGCACTGA
- a CDS encoding patatin-like phospholipase family protein translates to MFDGLVFAGGGNRCYWQGGFYEAAADRLGLAPKLVVGASAGAFAATYSLLGIGDKVRELVIGSCGTHLKNFDIAAWRRGEPLCPVGPMYRALLDTVIDAAALAKLNTLTDLQYAISRMPRWLSPISGAALGITAYQLEKKILHPVHPTFGRRLGYTSEFVRTRDLSDPEPLREALMASGGVPPFMPVTLVNGRPAFDGGLVDNVPVEPLEAIEAAGGQTLVLLTRVYKRLPVVRGRTYVQPSQPVGVGQFDITNPKGIRAAYELGRKDGTAFAATIRT, encoded by the coding sequence ATGTTTGACGGACTGGTATTCGCAGGCGGCGGCAATCGCTGTTACTGGCAAGGCGGTTTCTATGAAGCTGCCGCCGACCGGCTCGGCCTTGCGCCGAAGCTTGTCGTCGGCGCAAGCGCTGGCGCATTCGCCGCCACCTACTCGCTGCTCGGCATCGGCGATAAGGTCCGAGAGCTTGTCATCGGCAGCTGCGGTACTCATCTGAAGAATTTCGATATCGCAGCGTGGCGACGTGGCGAACCGCTCTGCCCGGTCGGGCCGATGTATCGCGCGCTGCTCGACACGGTCATCGACGCTGCCGCGCTGGCGAAGCTGAACACGCTGACTGATCTGCAATATGCGATATCGCGCATGCCGCGCTGGCTATCACCAATCAGTGGTGCGGCTCTTGGCATTACTGCCTATCAGCTCGAGAAGAAAATTCTTCATCCGGTGCATCCGACCTTCGGGCGCAGGCTTGGTTACACCTCCGAGTTCGTGCGGACCCGCGATCTCTCCGATCCAGAGCCGCTACGCGAAGCGTTGATGGCCTCCGGCGGCGTGCCGCCGTTTATGCCGGTTACGCTGGTGAACGGGCGGCCTGCCTTCGACGGCGGTCTCGTCGACAATGTGCCGGTCGAACCGCTGGAAGCGATCGAAGCCGCGGGCGGTCAGACGCTGGTCCTGCTCACCCGCGTTTACAAGCGCCTGCCGGTCGTGCGGGGGCGCACCTACGTTCAGCCCTCACAACCGGTTGGCGTTGGCCAATTCGACATCACCAATCCAAAAGGCATCCGCGCGGCTTACGAGCTCGGCCGAAAGGATGGCACTGCGTTCGCAGCCACCATCCGCACATAG
- a CDS encoding 3-deoxy-7-phosphoheptulonate synthase: protein MLAATDDTRIREIKALVPPSTVLREFPHTDQSSRTVAEARQALGNILRHSDDRLAVVIGPCSIHEPESAMEYAHRLSKLRERLRGDLEIVMRVYVAKPRTTIGWKGLINDPDLDGSFRIDDGLRLARRLMLDINKLGLPVGSEYLDIVAPQYMSDLIAWGAIGARTTESQMHRELASGLSCPIGFKNGTDGKVKIAVDAVKAAAQPHHFLAVTKEGQSAIASTTGNRDCHVILRGGEAPNYDAASVEAACRAMEASGLERRVMIDASHANSSYDPDNQPKVVDAVAQQIEGGNHCIVGVMIESHLVGGKQSLGQPLRYGQSITDGCIGWETSVDVLERLAAAVRTRRQRALAA from the coding sequence GTGCTTGCCGCCACCGACGATACCCGTATTCGCGAAATCAAGGCGCTCGTCCCGCCTAGCACCGTGCTGCGCGAATTCCCGCACACCGACCAGTCCAGCCGCACCGTCGCCGAGGCGCGGCAGGCGCTGGGCAACATCTTGCGTCACAGCGATGACCGCCTTGCCGTGGTGATCGGACCATGCTCGATCCATGAGCCGGAGTCGGCGATGGAATATGCCCATCGCCTGAGCAAGCTGCGCGAGCGTCTGCGCGGCGACCTGGAAATCGTCATGCGGGTGTATGTGGCGAAGCCCCGCACCACGATCGGCTGGAAGGGATTGATCAACGATCCCGATCTCGACGGCAGCTTCCGCATCGACGACGGCCTCCGGCTTGCGCGGCGATTGATGCTCGACATCAACAAGCTGGGCTTGCCGGTCGGCTCGGAATACCTCGACATCGTCGCTCCGCAATACATGTCGGACCTGATCGCCTGGGGTGCCATCGGCGCGCGCACCACCGAGAGCCAGATGCATCGCGAACTTGCATCGGGTCTGTCGTGCCCGATCGGTTTCAAGAACGGCACCGACGGCAAGGTGAAGATCGCGGTCGATGCGGTGAAGGCGGCCGCGCAGCCGCATCACTTCCTGGCAGTCACCAAGGAGGGCCAGTCGGCGATTGCTTCGACCACCGGCAATCGCGATTGCCATGTCATTCTGCGCGGCGGTGAGGCGCCGAACTATGACGCGGCCAGTGTGGAGGCGGCTTGTCGTGCGATGGAAGCGTCGGGACTTGAGCGGCGAGTGATGATCGACGCGAGCCACGCCAACAGCAGTTACGATCCCGATAACCAGCCGAAGGTGGTTGACGCCGTCGCGCAGCAGATCGAAGGCGGTAACCACTGCATTGTCGGCGTTATGATCGAGAGCCACCTCGTCGGTGGCAAGCAGAGCCTTGGTCAGCCGCTGCGTTACGGACAAAGCATCACCGACGGTTGCATCGGCTGGGAGACCTCAGTTGACGTGCTGGAGCGGCTTGCCGCCGCGGTTAGAACACGCAGGCAGCGCGCGCTTGCCGCCTGA
- a CDS encoding lytic transglycosylase domain-containing protein, with the protein MTFIPTARLAALAGALVVAASTTTVAASCGKDDFKGWITEFSREAAAKGISPRGLDALSGVSFDQNVITRDRNQQVFNQSFEQFSGRIVPPRLTRGRNMMKQYGSVLGRIEQRYGVPGAVLVAIWGMETDFGVNTGKFSTLNSLATLAYDCRRSEMFQAELLDALRIIDRGDLQPSDMRGAWAGEIGQTQFMPSSYVKFAVDFDDNGRRDLLRSVPDVLASTANYLANYGWKRGEPWDQGTTNFSVIQQWNKSEVVARTIAYFASQIDSE; encoded by the coding sequence ATGACCTTCATCCCGACAGCACGTCTGGCGGCTCTCGCCGGAGCGCTTGTCGTCGCTGCATCAACGACCACCGTTGCCGCAAGTTGCGGCAAGGACGACTTCAAGGGCTGGATCACCGAGTTCAGCCGTGAGGCTGCGGCCAAGGGCATCTCACCTCGCGGCCTCGATGCGCTCTCCGGCGTCAGCTTCGACCAAAACGTCATCACGCGGGACCGCAACCAGCAGGTCTTCAACCAGAGCTTCGAACAGTTCTCCGGCCGCATCGTGCCTCCGCGTCTGACCCGCGGCCGCAACATGATGAAGCAATACGGCTCGGTGCTCGGCAGGATCGAACAACGTTATGGCGTGCCGGGTGCGGTGCTTGTGGCGATCTGGGGCATGGAGACGGATTTCGGCGTCAACACCGGCAAGTTCTCCACGCTCAATTCGCTGGCGACGCTGGCCTACGACTGTCGCCGCTCGGAGATGTTCCAGGCAGAGCTGCTGGATGCGCTGCGCATCATCGACCGTGGCGATCTGCAGCCGTCCGATATGCGCGGCGCATGGGCTGGCGAGATCGGCCAGACCCAATTCATGCCGTCGTCATACGTCAAGTTTGCCGTCGATTTCGACGACAACGGCCGTCGCGATCTGCTGCGCAGCGTCCCCGACGTGCTCGCCTCGACCGCCAACTATCTCGCGAACTACGGCTGGAAACGTGGCGAGCCCTGGGATCAGGGCACGACGAACTTCAGTGTGATCCAGCAGTGGAACAAGAGCGAGGTGGTCGCACGGACGATCGCCTATTTCGCCAGCCAGATCGACTCCGAGTAG